Genomic segment of Trueperaceae bacterium:
CGTTTGCCGCGCCGTTGAGCCATCCATCCCAACCGGGCTACGAGCGGCTCGCGCCCACCCCAGTACGGCTCGCCTCGCGCGAGCGCCCGTCCGTGGCACGAATGGCCGTCACCCCGAGTAGCGCACGACCATCGCGAGAAAAGACTAACGAAAGAAGTCTACGCGATCTCCGCCGCGCGGAAGCCGACGCCGTCGCACGCACCGTAGCCGCCCTCCTCGAGGGCACGGCACTCGAAGGCCATGCCGCCTACGCCCCTGATGACGTCGCGTTGCTCGCACCGAAGGGAACCGACCTCGACATCTACGAGTCGGCCCTCGAAGAGATCGGCGTTCCCATCGCAAGCCAAGCAGGGAAGAACCACTTCGGGCAGCAGGTCACGCAGGATTTGCTTGCCTTGTGCCGGACGCTCGCCAACCCCTCCGACACGTTGGCGCTCGGTGCACTGCTTCGCGGCCCACTCCTCGGCTTCACCGACGAAGAGCTTCTCGACGCGCTCGATGACGCCCAATCCGCGTCGGATGGTGCCCATCACGTGCGACTGCGGCGCGACATGGACCCAACCCTCCTTCGCAACGAACGCCTTCGTACGATCCTCACGACCCTCGATGCGCTTGCCGATGTGACGCGAATCCGCACGCCGTACCAGGCGCTAGCACATGCCATCGACGTGCTCAACGTGCGCGCGGTCGTGCGCGAGCGCGATCCAAAGCGAAGTGCGCGCGACCTGAAGAACCTCGAGCAGGTTCTCGAACATGCGCGAGCGTTTGCTGGCCGAGGATTCCACGCCTTCACGCAATCCATGTGGGAATCCTGGCATGACGGTTCTCGCGAGCGGGAGTCGTTGCCCGACGAGACCGAAGCGGTCGTCTCGATGCAGACGATTCACGCCTCCAAGGGACTCGAGTGGCCGGTGGTGATTCCCATCAACATGTTCGGTGCGCCTCAAACACGAACATCGGCAATCGCGTCGAAGATGGACCCCGAACGGACGCAACCGGCCACGCTGAACGTAAGCCAGAAACTGGATGAGGATGACGGGTTTCGACTCATCACGTCGGCGTGGCACGAAGCACGTCAAAACCAGGAGCTGGAAGATCGGGCGGAGCGCGTTCGGCTGTGGTACGTAGTCATGACGCGACCGTCCGAACTCTTGATACTTCCCGAACCGGTTGACGTCTCCCTCAAGAATGCGGCGTGGTGGAACGTCGTCGCCTGGGAGTCCAGCCACCTTCCCTGGGTCGTGCCACGCCCTCCCGCGCCACGGTCGATTCCAACACCCCGCACCGGAGCACAGGCAGCCGAAAGCGTTCCGCGCGAACGCTACGCCCAGGCGACTCGCGCCATCATCGCCCGACGGCCCTCGTACGTGGACGTGCGCCCCTCGAATCACGAACGTCACGAATCGCCGAAGAGAAGCGTTCCGGAGTCGAGCGAAAACGGTGAAGATCCGCGACCTCGCCGGGATGGCACCGCTCGGGGCTCGCTCGTTCACGCCCTCTTCGAAGAAATCGTGTGTGGAGCGCTCGAAGCGGACGAGGTGCAGCTTCTCGCAAGAACGAAGACGCTTCTCACGCGCATCGAGAACGCTGCGAACATCGATTCCGAAGAGGTGACGGCCACCGTTCTCAAAGGTTGGCGGCATCCCGACGTCGCGGCATGGCATGGTCAACTCGTCGCGGAGTGGCACCTCCGCAAGGCCATTCCGCACGCCGAAGGGACGCACATCGTCTCCGGGATCGCCGACGCCGTAGCTCTCGACGAGCAGGGTGACGTTGCCCTCGTCATCGACTGGAAGAGCGACTTCGCGCCGAACGAAGACACTCGGCAATCGTACGCACGCCAGTTGCGTACCTACCTCGACGTTCTCGACGC
This window contains:
- a CDS encoding UvrD-helicase domain-containing protein, producing the protein MPMRSLDDAAHRLEALRNHDANVVIEAGAGSGKTAIMSGRVVTLLASGVPPASIAAITFTDAAGAQLANAVHEHVASVLDDPQSMHPAIETAFLQGGSDEQRRHLRHASKHLDRLTVGTIHSFAREILMAYPVESDIDPGATVLDKSQADALFGDVLDVWLRDRLHHGATDDVLVRTVHAFGARAVTLLRTIAHELRWSPDAVAPVGEPLDMAVERMIRAARDVAACEGVVGYSTPKHDWNVARLKPVVLDEDFVRGDVWTVLRHLSESLRPFFRRDGSQFKKRINVISKEAWRHAGVQQGRRPADRDATFAHVADAYAAMGDAIAKLAHAASDHLISRISADMMTLQRRYEEAKAMRAVIDFDDLIRRARDLLASQPDVRAELAERFRYVLIDEFQDTDEAQAEIIWRITSEEHAEDWRTLRARPGARFVVGDPKQSIYRFRGADVWTYTNLRDQIASASNGMRLSITTNFRSSASILDFVNETFAAPLSHPSQPGYERLAPTPVRLASRERPSVARMAVTPSSARPSREKTNERSLRDLRRAEADAVARTVAALLEGTALEGHAAYAPDDVALLAPKGTDLDIYESALEEIGVPIASQAGKNHFGQQVTQDLLALCRTLANPSDTLALGALLRGPLLGFTDEELLDALDDAQSASDGAHHVRLRRDMDPTLLRNERLRTILTTLDALADVTRIRTPYQALAHAIDVLNVRAVVRERDPKRSARDLKNLEQVLEHARAFAGRGFHAFTQSMWESWHDGSRERESLPDETEAVVSMQTIHASKGLEWPVVIPINMFGAPQTRTSAIASKMDPERTQPATLNVSQKLDEDDGFRLITSAWHEARQNQELEDRAERVRLWYVVMTRPSELLILPEPVDVSLKNAAWWNVVAWESSHLPWVVPRPPAPRSIPTPRTGAQAAESVPRERYAQATRAIIARRPSYVDVRPSNHERHESPKRSVPESSENGEDPRPRRDGTARGSLVHALFEEIVCGALEADEVQLLARTKTLLTRIENAANIDSEEVTATVLKGWRHPDVAAWHGQLVAEWHLRKAIPHAEGTHIVSGIADAVALDEQGDVALVIDWKSDFAPNEDTRQSYARQLRTYLDVLDAPAGLLVFAARGETLFVERGTP